The Falco naumanni isolate bFalNau1 chromosome 1, bFalNau1.pat, whole genome shotgun sequence genome window below encodes:
- the SEC14L2 gene encoding SEC14-like protein 2 isoform X2: protein MSGRVGDLSPRQAEALAQFRENLKDVLPSLPSQDDYFLLKWLRARCFDLPKSEAMLRKHVEVRKHMDADNIIAWEAPEVIKKYMSGGMCGYDREGCPIWYEIIGPLDAKGLLFSASKQDLLKNKFRDCEVLRQECEQQSQKLGKKIEMVMMVYDCEGLGLKHLWKPAVDTYGELLSMFEENYPESLKRLFIVKAPKIFPVAYNLVKHFLSEDTRKKVVVLGSNWKEILQKYIDPGQIPVEYGGTLTDPDGDPKCPSKINYGGDVPQHYYVRDQLAQQYEHTVVVSRGSSHQVEYEILFPGCVLRCPALRQHLQLPPRQEGELQRGGAAARHHLRPADPAAGGQAQRGGAQPQPLATPPPPLCAPRMGQ, encoded by the exons ATGAGCGGCCGCGTCGGGGACCTCAGCCCGCGGCAGGcggaggcgctggcccag TTTCGGGAGAACCTGAAGGAcgtgctgccctccctgccctcccaggaTGACTATTTCCTCCTGAAATGGCTCCGAG CGCGTTGCTTCGACCTGCCCAAGTCAGAGGCGATGCTCCGCAAG CATGTCGAGGTCCGCAAACACATGGACGCCGACAACATCATCGCCTGGGAGGCTCCCGAG GTGATCAAGAAGTACATGTCAGGGGGAATGTGTGGCTATGACCGGGAGGGCTGCCCCATCTGGTACGAGATCATCGGGCCGCTGGATGCCAAAGGGCTGCTCTTCTCCGCCTCCAAGCAGGACCTGCTCAAGAACAAGTTCCGTGACTGCGAGGTGCTGCGGCAGGAGtgtgagcagcagagccagaag CTGGGCAAGAAGATCGAGATGGTGATGATGGTCTATGACTGTGAGGGCCTGGGCCTGAAGCACCTCTGGAAGCCAGCTGTGGACACGTACGGGGAG CTCCTGTCCATGTTCGAGGAGAACTACCCCGAGTCCCTGAAGCGCCTGTTTATTGTGAAGG cccccaagATCTTCCCCGTTGCCTACAACCTCGTCAAGCACTTCCTGAGTGAGGACACTCGCAAGAAGGTCGTGGTCCTGGGAT CCAACTGGAAGGAGATCCTGCAGAAATACATTGACCCCGGGCAGATCCCGGTGGAATACGGGGGTACTCTGACAGACCCCGACGGGGACCCCAAGTGCCCAAGCAAG ATCAACTACGGGGGGGACGTGCCCCAGCACTACTACGTGCGGGACCAGCTGGCGCAGCAGTACGAGCACACCGTGGTGGTCAGCCGCGGCTCATCCCACCAGGTCGAGTACGAGATCCTCTTCCCCGGCTGCGTCCTCAg ATGTCCTGCGCTTCGACAACACCTACAGCTACCTCCACGCCAAGAAGGTGAGCTACAGCGTGGAGGTGCTGCTGCCCGACACCACCTCCGCCCAGCAGATCCAGCAGCTGGGGGACAAGCTCAGCGAGGTGGGGCTCAGCCACAGCCCCTAGCGACGCCCCCCCCACCGCTCTGTGCCCCCAGGATGGGCCAGtga
- the SEC14L2 gene encoding SEC14-like protein 2 isoform X1, which yields MSGRVGDLSPRQAEALAQFRENLKDVLPSLPSQDDYFLLKWLRARCFDLPKSEAMLRKHVEVRKHMDADNIIAWEAPEVIKKYMSGGMCGYDREGCPIWYEIIGPLDAKGLLFSASKQDLLKNKFRDCEVLRQECEQQSQKLGKKIEMVMMVYDCEGLGLKHLWKPAVDTYGELLSMFEENYPESLKRLFIVKAPKIFPVAYNLVKHFLSEDTRKKVVVLGSNWKEILQKYIDPGQIPVEYGGTLTDPDGDPKCPSKINYGGDVPQHYYVRDQLAQQYEHTVVVSRGSSHQVEYEILFPGCVLRWQFRSEGADVGFGVYLKTKVGERQRAGDMTEVYPNQRYNAHMVPEDGSLTCSTPGIYVLRFDNTYSYLHAKKVSYSVEVLLPDTTSAQQIQQLGDKLSEVGLSHSP from the exons ATGAGCGGCCGCGTCGGGGACCTCAGCCCGCGGCAGGcggaggcgctggcccag TTTCGGGAGAACCTGAAGGAcgtgctgccctccctgccctcccaggaTGACTATTTCCTCCTGAAATGGCTCCGAG CGCGTTGCTTCGACCTGCCCAAGTCAGAGGCGATGCTCCGCAAG CATGTCGAGGTCCGCAAACACATGGACGCCGACAACATCATCGCCTGGGAGGCTCCCGAG GTGATCAAGAAGTACATGTCAGGGGGAATGTGTGGCTATGACCGGGAGGGCTGCCCCATCTGGTACGAGATCATCGGGCCGCTGGATGCCAAAGGGCTGCTCTTCTCCGCCTCCAAGCAGGACCTGCTCAAGAACAAGTTCCGTGACTGCGAGGTGCTGCGGCAGGAGtgtgagcagcagagccagaag CTGGGCAAGAAGATCGAGATGGTGATGATGGTCTATGACTGTGAGGGCCTGGGCCTGAAGCACCTCTGGAAGCCAGCTGTGGACACGTACGGGGAG CTCCTGTCCATGTTCGAGGAGAACTACCCCGAGTCCCTGAAGCGCCTGTTTATTGTGAAGG cccccaagATCTTCCCCGTTGCCTACAACCTCGTCAAGCACTTCCTGAGTGAGGACACTCGCAAGAAGGTCGTGGTCCTGGGAT CCAACTGGAAGGAGATCCTGCAGAAATACATTGACCCCGGGCAGATCCCGGTGGAATACGGGGGTACTCTGACAGACCCCGACGGGGACCCCAAGTGCCCAAGCAAG ATCAACTACGGGGGGGACGTGCCCCAGCACTACTACGTGCGGGACCAGCTGGCGCAGCAGTACGAGCACACCGTGGTGGTCAGCCGCGGCTCATCCCACCAGGTCGAGTACGAGATCCTCTTCCCCGGCTGCGTCCTCAg GTGGCAGTTCAGGTCGGAGGGAGCCGACGTGGGGTTCGGGGTGTACCTGAAGACCAAGGTCGGGGAGCGGCAGCGGGCAGGCGACATGACCGAGGTGTACCCCAACCAGCGCTACAACGCCCACATGGTGCCTGAGGACGGCTCCCTCACCTGCTCCACGCCTGGCATCT ATGTCCTGCGCTTCGACAACACCTACAGCTACCTCCACGCCAAGAAGGTGAGCTACAGCGTGGAGGTGCTGCTGCCCGACACCACCTCCGCCCAGCAGATCCAGCAGCTGGGGGACAAGCTCAGCGAGGTGGGGCTCAGCCACAGCCCCTAG
- the SEC14L2 gene encoding SEC14-like protein 2 isoform X3, producing the protein MLRKHVEVRKHMDADNIIAWEAPEVIKKYMSGGMCGYDREGCPIWYEIIGPLDAKGLLFSASKQDLLKNKFRDCEVLRQECEQQSQKLGKKIEMVMMVYDCEGLGLKHLWKPAVDTYGELLSMFEENYPESLKRLFIVKAPKIFPVAYNLVKHFLSEDTRKKVVVLGSNWKEILQKYIDPGQIPVEYGGTLTDPDGDPKCPSKINYGGDVPQHYYVRDQLAQQYEHTVVVSRGSSHQVEYEILFPGCVLRWQFRSEGADVGFGVYLKTKVGERQRAGDMTEVYPNQRYNAHMVPEDGSLTCSTPGIYVLRFDNTYSYLHAKKVSYSVEVLLPDTTSAQQIQQLGDKLSEVGLSHSP; encoded by the exons ATGCTCCGCAAG CATGTCGAGGTCCGCAAACACATGGACGCCGACAACATCATCGCCTGGGAGGCTCCCGAG GTGATCAAGAAGTACATGTCAGGGGGAATGTGTGGCTATGACCGGGAGGGCTGCCCCATCTGGTACGAGATCATCGGGCCGCTGGATGCCAAAGGGCTGCTCTTCTCCGCCTCCAAGCAGGACCTGCTCAAGAACAAGTTCCGTGACTGCGAGGTGCTGCGGCAGGAGtgtgagcagcagagccagaag CTGGGCAAGAAGATCGAGATGGTGATGATGGTCTATGACTGTGAGGGCCTGGGCCTGAAGCACCTCTGGAAGCCAGCTGTGGACACGTACGGGGAG CTCCTGTCCATGTTCGAGGAGAACTACCCCGAGTCCCTGAAGCGCCTGTTTATTGTGAAGG cccccaagATCTTCCCCGTTGCCTACAACCTCGTCAAGCACTTCCTGAGTGAGGACACTCGCAAGAAGGTCGTGGTCCTGGGAT CCAACTGGAAGGAGATCCTGCAGAAATACATTGACCCCGGGCAGATCCCGGTGGAATACGGGGGTACTCTGACAGACCCCGACGGGGACCCCAAGTGCCCAAGCAAG ATCAACTACGGGGGGGACGTGCCCCAGCACTACTACGTGCGGGACCAGCTGGCGCAGCAGTACGAGCACACCGTGGTGGTCAGCCGCGGCTCATCCCACCAGGTCGAGTACGAGATCCTCTTCCCCGGCTGCGTCCTCAg GTGGCAGTTCAGGTCGGAGGGAGCCGACGTGGGGTTCGGGGTGTACCTGAAGACCAAGGTCGGGGAGCGGCAGCGGGCAGGCGACATGACCGAGGTGTACCCCAACCAGCGCTACAACGCCCACATGGTGCCTGAGGACGGCTCCCTCACCTGCTCCACGCCTGGCATCT ATGTCCTGCGCTTCGACAACACCTACAGCTACCTCCACGCCAAGAAGGTGAGCTACAGCGTGGAGGTGCTGCTGCCCGACACCACCTCCGCCCAGCAGATCCAGCAGCTGGGGGACAAGCTCAGCGAGGTGGGGCTCAGCCACAGCCCCTAG
- the MTFP1 gene encoding mitochondrial fission process protein 1 isoform X2, translating into MGAAEPDRYRDTWVRYLGYANEVGESFRPLVPLQVVWASYGVATAYVTADAIDKGQKAATSLASVAIPGFTINRLCAASLALLGTLTRWPLPVRRWTTTALGLGAIPLIITPIDRTVDFLMDSSLRKLYGAPGEPPAPH; encoded by the exons ATGGGGGCGGCGGAGCCTGACCGCTACCGGGACACGTGGGTCCGCTACCTGG gTTATGCCAACGAGGTGGGCGAGTCCTTCCGCCCACTGGTGCCATTGCAGGTGGTGTGGGCCAGCTACGGTGTGGCCACTGCCTATGTGACCGCTGATGCCATCGACAAGGGCCAGAAAGCTGCCACC AGCCTGGCCTCGGTGGCCATCCCTGGCTTCACCATCAACCGCCTCTGCGCCGCCTCGCTGGCCCTGCTGGGCACCCTCACCCGCTGGCCACTGCCTGTGCGCCGGTGGACCACcactgccctggggctgggcgCCATCCCCCTCATCATCACCCCCATCGACAG GACTGTGGATTTCCTGATGGACTCCAGCCTCCGCAAGCTCTATGGGGCACCAGGAGAGCCCCCGGCACCACACTGA
- the MTFP1 gene encoding mitochondrial fission process protein 1 isoform X1 — protein MGAAEPDRYRDTWVRYLGYANEVGESFRPLVPLQVVWASYGVATAYVTADAIDKGQKAATAHAQDPARATRVGVAVVDTFVWQSLASVAIPGFTINRLCAASLALLGTLTRWPLPVRRWTTTALGLGAIPLIITPIDRTVDFLMDSSLRKLYGAPGEPPAPH, from the exons ATGGGGGCGGCGGAGCCTGACCGCTACCGGGACACGTGGGTCCGCTACCTGG gTTATGCCAACGAGGTGGGCGAGTCCTTCCGCCCACTGGTGCCATTGCAGGTGGTGTGGGCCAGCTACGGTGTGGCCACTGCCTATGTGACCGCTGATGCCATCGACAAGGGCCAGAAAGCTGCCACC GCACATGCACAGGACCCCGCACGGGCCACGCGGGTAGGGGTGGCTGTGGTGGACACGTTTGTCTGGCAGAGCCTGGCCTCGGTGGCCATCCCTGGCTTCACCATCAACCGCCTCTGCGCCGCCTCGCTGGCCCTGCTGGGCACCCTCACCCGCTGGCCACTGCCTGTGCGCCGGTGGACCACcactgccctggggctgggcgCCATCCCCCTCATCATCACCCCCATCGACAG GACTGTGGATTTCCTGATGGACTCCAGCCTCCGCAAGCTCTATGGGGCACCAGGAGAGCCCCCGGCACCACACTGA